From the Paludisphaera mucosa genome, one window contains:
- a CDS encoding HK97 family phage prohead protease yields the protein MATPTKAATPDALLHKSFDVDLAGKGLGFDEDGSGGFTLYAAIFGNVDRVGDVIEPGSFLNLDEFSADGVGLYEHDLSAVPIAYVVSAVQDSKGLRIEGRFHSTPEAQKVRTVVKERTAAGKSVKCSLGYKVARAAKVQVGGREVQSIRALRVYEFSFVNLPANPLAGVVDVKSATRQEEPMEHDDDRPGMLDSVKQWLGFATKSGRAMSKANHAALRSYADQLDEHGDKGLMHAKSLRAAAKGLEEHGNGTKALAAAMHKHLETFDPNAKPDPDDGGDEPDGDDAPPAKKAFDDAGHRARVLKLRRFVDGLADDEDAAAA from the coding sequence ATGGCCACCCCGACGAAGGCGGCGACGCCTGACGCGCTGCTGCACAAATCCTTCGACGTCGACCTGGCCGGCAAGGGCCTGGGCTTCGACGAGGACGGCTCCGGCGGCTTCACCCTGTACGCCGCGATCTTCGGCAACGTCGACCGCGTCGGCGACGTCATCGAGCCCGGCTCGTTCCTGAACCTCGACGAGTTCAGCGCCGACGGCGTCGGCCTCTACGAGCACGACCTCTCCGCCGTGCCGATCGCCTACGTCGTATCGGCCGTCCAGGACTCCAAGGGACTGAGGATCGAGGGCCGGTTCCACTCGACGCCCGAGGCCCAGAAGGTCCGGACCGTGGTGAAGGAGCGGACCGCCGCCGGCAAGTCGGTGAAGTGCAGCCTGGGCTACAAGGTCGCGAGGGCCGCGAAGGTCCAGGTCGGCGGCCGCGAGGTCCAGTCGATCCGGGCCCTCCGGGTCTACGAGTTCAGCTTCGTGAACCTCCCCGCCAACCCGCTCGCCGGCGTCGTCGACGTCAAGAGCGCGACCCGTCAAGAGGAGCCGATGGAACACGACGACGACCGCCCCGGGATGCTGGACAGCGTCAAGCAATGGCTGGGCTTCGCGACCAAGTCGGGCCGCGCGATGTCGAAGGCCAACCACGCCGCCCTGCGCTCCTACGCCGACCAGCTCGACGAGCACGGCGACAAGGGCCTGATGCACGCCAAGAGCCTCCGGGCCGCCGCGAAGGGCCTGGAGGAGCACGGCAACGGGACGAAGGCCCTGGCCGCCGCGATGCACAAGCACCTGGAGACGTTCGACCCCAACGCCAAGCCCGACCCCGACGACGGCGGCGACGAGCCGGACGGCGACGACGCCCCGCCGGCGAAGAAGGCCTTCGACGACGCCGGCCACCGGGCTCGCGTCCTGAAGCTCCGGCGGTTCGTCGACGGCCTGGCCGACGACGAGGACGCCGCCGCCGCCTGA
- a CDS encoding phage portal protein, producing the protein MAFPSIRGLAAKAARAIAEQVIAIGGAGPWSRWGGSGWGGRPIRTLAPGATHDWEQEAGNLWQNSIVALCLAWIGDRVARPKLKVCRIGRNGVPVEIPGHGLVELWTRPNEHYGRRTLEKAIVLSLKVDGNAYLWKRRDNAGRVMELWYIPHFRCRPLWPADGLEYISGYRISGDGRLWDVPKTEIIHIRDGVDPLNERFGLSALKAQLREAATDNGAASHTAGLMMNQGVPAYALVPDVPAGPAFQAGRGPSDAQANQIVGEWQDEFSRDGAGGVAVLQGPWKIEKVGYSPEELMVDKLPQQAIARLATATGVVLMSLGMPDPNKTYANLGEANRTSWGTIVATQELIAEALRDDLITEVIQIKGRITPASGPLALVVIYDYSQVAELQESQDAVMTRACLGFEKGLLTRNEGREMVGQDPVDDGDVFASDLAAAAAPEEPDDEEDPAAPEEGGGEKPGDDEPAAPAKKGWRWRY; encoded by the coding sequence ATGGCATTCCCATCGATCCGCGGCCTGGCCGCGAAGGCCGCGCGCGCGATCGCCGAGCAGGTGATCGCGATCGGCGGAGCCGGGCCCTGGTCGCGCTGGGGCGGCTCGGGCTGGGGCGGCCGGCCGATCCGCACGCTGGCCCCCGGGGCCACCCACGACTGGGAGCAGGAGGCCGGCAACCTCTGGCAGAACTCGATCGTCGCCCTCTGCCTGGCGTGGATCGGCGACCGGGTCGCGAGGCCCAAGCTGAAGGTCTGCCGGATCGGCCGCAACGGCGTGCCGGTGGAGATCCCCGGGCACGGCCTGGTCGAGCTGTGGACGCGGCCGAACGAGCACTACGGGCGGCGGACCCTCGAAAAGGCGATCGTCTTGAGCCTGAAGGTCGACGGCAACGCCTACCTCTGGAAGCGCCGCGACAACGCCGGCCGCGTCATGGAGCTGTGGTATATCCCGCACTTCCGCTGCCGCCCGCTCTGGCCGGCCGACGGCCTGGAGTACATCTCGGGCTATCGGATCAGCGGCGACGGCCGGCTCTGGGACGTCCCCAAGACCGAGATCATCCACATCCGGGACGGCGTCGACCCGCTGAACGAGCGGTTCGGCCTGTCGGCCCTGAAGGCCCAGCTCCGCGAGGCGGCGACCGACAACGGGGCCGCGTCGCACACCGCCGGCCTGATGATGAACCAGGGCGTCCCGGCCTACGCCCTCGTCCCGGACGTGCCCGCGGGCCCAGCCTTCCAGGCGGGCCGGGGCCCGAGCGACGCCCAGGCCAACCAGATCGTCGGCGAGTGGCAGGACGAGTTCTCGCGCGACGGGGCCGGCGGCGTCGCGGTCCTCCAAGGGCCCTGGAAGATCGAGAAGGTCGGCTACTCCCCCGAGGAGTTGATGGTCGACAAGCTCCCCCAGCAGGCGATCGCCCGGCTGGCGACCGCGACGGGCGTGGTCCTCATGTCGCTGGGCATGCCGGACCCGAACAAGACCTACGCCAACCTGGGCGAGGCCAACCGCACGAGCTGGGGCACGATCGTCGCCACCCAGGAGCTGATCGCCGAGGCCCTCCGCGACGACCTGATCACCGAGGTCATCCAGATCAAGGGAAGGATCACCCCGGCCTCGGGCCCGCTCGCCCTGGTCGTGATCTACGACTACAGCCAGGTGGCCGAGTTGCAGGAGAGCCAGGACGCCGTCATGACCCGGGCCTGCCTGGGCTTCGAGAAGGGCCTGCTGACCCGCAACGAAGGCCGCGAGATGGTCGGCCAGGACCCGGTCGACGACGGCGACGTCTTCGCCTCCGACCTGGCCGCCGCGGCGGCGCCCGAGGAGCCGGACGACGAGGAAGATCCGGCCGCCCCCGAAGAGGGCGGCGGCGAAAAGCCGGGCGACGACGAGCCCGCGGCCCCGGCGAAGAAGGGGTGGCGATGGCGCTACTGA
- a CDS encoding molybdopterin-containing oxidoreductase family protein encodes MSHESILRKNVCPLDCPDTCSMLVTIRQGVAVELKGDPDHPFTRGALCGKMARYLDRVYSDDRLMQPRKRIGRKGEGRFETISWDEALATIAERFRAVADSPDGPQAILPYSYYGTMGKLQASSLDRRFFHRLGASLLDRTICASAGTVGYEYTMGRGRLGADPLAVPGCKFVVNWGSNTVNTNAHLWSLMIEARKRNGATIVTVDPYRSPTAERSDWHIQPRPGTDAALALGLMHVVWRDGLADEDYLARATIGADRLRKRVLDDYPPERTAAITGVVVETITKFARRLATEQPSFIRLNYGMQRHHGGGMAVRTIACLPALIGSWRHPGGGAMLSTSGAYDFDLARLTRPDLAPAGTRTVNMNQLGEALAGELPGPPIRALYVYNCNPAAVAPNQAKVLEGLRREDLFTVVHELFATDTVDYADVVLPATSQLEHVDVHGSYGHHEVMYNPRSIEPRGECRSNNDVFRALAARLGFEADLFPDDETLIREALDGGPTLRGVTLERLKEAGSVRLNLPDSYAPFAAGVFPTPSGKCEFYSERMARDGLDPLPTYIPPLEDPQSRPDLAARFPIQLLSPPRPQFLNSTFANSPRHRSRAGEPTVEMDADDARSRHVADGDRVEVFNARGSFRARASLSGAVRPGVAVATGIYWNKLSPGLSNVNSTTSSALTDMGGGATFFDNLVEIRAAAETTGEPSKVDGAAIGSK; translated from the coding sequence GTGTCGCACGAGTCGATCCTCCGGAAGAACGTCTGCCCGCTCGACTGTCCCGACACGTGCAGCATGCTCGTGACGATCCGTCAGGGGGTGGCCGTCGAGCTGAAGGGGGACCCCGACCACCCTTTCACGCGAGGGGCCCTCTGCGGGAAAATGGCCCGCTACCTCGACCGGGTCTACAGCGACGATCGGCTGATGCAGCCCCGGAAGCGCATCGGTCGCAAGGGCGAGGGACGGTTCGAGACGATCTCGTGGGACGAGGCGCTCGCGACGATCGCCGAGCGATTCCGCGCCGTCGCCGACTCGCCCGACGGCCCGCAGGCGATCCTGCCTTACAGCTACTACGGCACGATGGGCAAGCTCCAGGCCAGCAGCCTCGACCGCCGGTTCTTCCATCGCCTGGGCGCCTCGCTGCTCGACCGCACCATCTGCGCCTCGGCGGGGACCGTCGGCTATGAGTACACGATGGGCCGGGGCCGCCTGGGGGCGGACCCGCTGGCCGTTCCGGGCTGCAAGTTCGTGGTCAACTGGGGCTCGAATACGGTCAACACCAACGCCCACCTGTGGAGCCTGATGATCGAGGCCCGCAAGCGGAACGGTGCGACGATCGTCACCGTCGATCCCTACCGCAGCCCGACCGCCGAACGCTCCGACTGGCACATCCAGCCCCGCCCCGGGACCGACGCGGCGTTGGCGCTCGGCCTGATGCACGTCGTCTGGCGCGACGGCCTCGCCGATGAGGATTACCTGGCCCGCGCGACCATCGGAGCCGACCGACTCCGGAAACGCGTCCTCGACGACTACCCGCCCGAACGCACGGCCGCCATCACGGGCGTGGTCGTCGAGACCATCACGAAATTCGCCCGCCGCCTGGCGACCGAACAGCCCTCGTTCATCCGCCTGAACTACGGCATGCAGCGTCATCACGGCGGCGGCATGGCCGTCCGGACCATCGCCTGCCTGCCGGCCCTGATCGGCTCGTGGCGACATCCCGGCGGCGGGGCGATGCTCTCCACCAGCGGCGCCTACGACTTCGACTTGGCCCGGCTCACCCGCCCCGACCTCGCTCCCGCCGGGACCCGCACCGTCAACATGAACCAGCTCGGCGAGGCCCTCGCGGGCGAGCTGCCGGGCCCGCCGATCCGCGCCCTGTACGTCTACAACTGCAACCCCGCGGCCGTCGCGCCCAACCAGGCGAAGGTCCTGGAAGGGCTGCGCCGGGAGGACCTCTTCACCGTGGTCCACGAGCTGTTCGCCACCGACACGGTCGACTACGCCGACGTCGTCCTGCCCGCGACGTCCCAGCTCGAACACGTGGACGTCCACGGCTCGTACGGCCATCATGAAGTGATGTACAACCCGCGATCCATCGAGCCTCGCGGCGAGTGTCGCTCGAACAACGACGTCTTCCGCGCCCTGGCCGCGCGACTCGGCTTCGAGGCCGACTTGTTCCCCGACGACGAGACGCTCATCCGCGAGGCCCTCGACGGCGGCCCGACGCTCCGCGGCGTGACCCTGGAACGGCTGAAGGAAGCCGGCTCGGTCCGCCTGAACCTCCCCGATTCGTACGCCCCGTTCGCCGCCGGCGTCTTCCCCACACCCTCGGGCAAGTGCGAGTTCTACTCCGAGCGGATGGCCCGCGACGGCCTCGACCCCCTCCCCACCTACATCCCCCCCCTGGAAGACCCCCAGTCGCGCCCCGACCTGGCCGCGCGGTTCCCGATCCAGCTCCTGAGCCCGCCCCGTCCCCAGTTCCTCAACTCCACGTTCGCGAACTCGCCCCGCCACCGCAGTCGCGCCGGCGAGCCGACCGTGGAGATGGACGCCGACGACGCCCGGTCGCGACACGTCGCCGACGGCGACCGGGTCGAGGTCTTCAACGCCCGCGGTTCGTTCCGCGCCCGCGCATCGCTCTCCGGCGCGGTCCGCCCCGGCGTCGCCGTCGCGACCGGGATCTACTGGAACAAGCTCTCCCCCGGCCTCTCCAACGTCAACAGCACCACCTCGTCCGCCCTCACCGACATGGGCGGCGGCGCCACCTTCTTCGACAACCTCGTCGAGATCCGGGCTGCGGCCGAAACGACCGGCGAGCCGTCGAAGGTCGACGGCGCGGCGATAGGCTCGAAGTGA
- a CDS encoding phage minor head protein yields the protein MALLRKARDIPRDIPRRKAEANTFRLPTGEPLRKELVKAARVQRRAVLAWARAGGTKGGPPLETKVEPQGPLDFSGFPGWDAFRLGALNMSERMTPVLSYFWESAAAAFAPRVGLDADAWSVVDANAEAVLQEQALAFCQATLDTTSLSIDAAVRAVRAELQEGVVARGESVAALTKRINAIFDGAETWRARRIAQTETSRTVHAAQERTAIGSGVVAGWRWLLSADACPLCKTIARRAPIVRLGRPFAILSDDPHYGVVKYPPLHPHCNCTVEEILDVDAHGLEWSPTLDRPEPQPEDIDDGHPDEGGDA from the coding sequence ATGGCGCTACTGAGAAAGGCCCGGGATATTCCAAGGGATATTCCACGCCGCAAGGCGGAGGCCAACACGTTCCGCCTGCCGACCGGCGAGCCGCTCCGGAAGGAGCTGGTCAAGGCCGCCCGCGTGCAACGCCGGGCCGTCCTGGCGTGGGCACGGGCCGGCGGGACGAAGGGCGGGCCGCCGCTGGAGACGAAGGTCGAGCCCCAGGGGCCGCTGGACTTCTCCGGCTTCCCGGGCTGGGACGCCTTCCGGCTCGGCGCGCTGAATATGTCCGAGCGGATGACCCCGGTCCTCTCCTACTTCTGGGAGTCGGCGGCGGCGGCGTTCGCCCCCCGGGTCGGCCTCGACGCCGACGCCTGGAGCGTCGTCGACGCCAACGCCGAGGCCGTCCTCCAGGAGCAGGCCCTGGCGTTCTGCCAGGCGACGCTCGACACCACCAGCCTGTCGATCGACGCCGCGGTCCGGGCCGTCCGTGCCGAGCTGCAGGAGGGGGTCGTCGCCCGCGGCGAGTCGGTCGCCGCCCTCACGAAGCGGATCAACGCGATCTTCGACGGGGCCGAGACCTGGCGGGCCCGGCGGATCGCCCAGACCGAGACGTCCCGCACCGTCCACGCCGCCCAGGAGCGGACCGCGATCGGCTCGGGCGTCGTCGCCGGCTGGCGGTGGCTGCTCTCGGCCGACGCCTGCCCGCTCTGCAAGACGATCGCCCGCCGCGCCCCGATCGTCCGGCTGGGCCGGCCCTTCGCGATCCTGTCCGACGACCCGCACTACGGCGTCGTGAAGTACCCGCCCCTGCATCCGCACTGCAACTGCACCGTCGAGGAGATCCTCGACGTCGACGCCCACGGCCTGGAATGGTCGCCGACCCTGGACCGCCCCGAGCCCCAGCCCGAGGACATCGACGATGGCCACCCCGACGAAGGCGGCGACGCCTGA